From Cannabis sativa cultivar Pink pepper isolate KNU-18-1 chromosome 8, ASM2916894v1, whole genome shotgun sequence, a single genomic window includes:
- the LOC115701172 gene encoding uncharacterized protein LOC115701172 isoform X14 yields MAIAGLHNVSVLDSSFLRDSQTRAPSQISDEEGRVSTRASSILQMWRELEDEHVVSRAQERFRDRLFQQRGDGFIADLSRTDSSESHGSDRIGDSEVASLGENDHEVLSNYNSEHSSDFGEVERVRVRQVFRGWMNSGAGECVSNVSQISNSPRAQWLGENEQERVRVIREWVQTNSQLRGTRAGSRENQPAESGTQIEQVRDGLVVNQNEGRHHQVRRGIRKLCGRQALLDMVKKAERERKMELQVLLDHRAVTNFPHRNRIQSLLRGWFLRNGSLVENERPSSVAESELGLLRQRHTVSGLREGFSRLDNSVCAQASSSLSDTSNEDTSSTRNGEPQENNLFEVRGDICEQSELNYEGSEDQEHDGHGILDGQSELRGNAVEDIDSQESNDHIIEEWHEQVPDNVENATNEWASDTLHIGVEERRNILEASYSANDESESRRESNDYPHLSGPADDLEDNTVAHMIGEESASEVEQWQDQSPANEEGDWEQVDGEYDEWTDNPGENIEESQQQTTEFGWSQGNEDVQNSHLEEVPEEWHEEGDFQETAHSWLEEPSDSETVPARQVETYYFPDDDNVYSIELRELLGRRRVSNLLHSGFRESLDQLIQSYVERQSHAAVDWELDGSSPSPASVEQDLDQARANQSEAQEDATVVRPPPPVAPSTRPIPPPPPPMWDQRPHRDTFTQHEMHQRFGIEWEIINDMRIDMARLQQRMNNLQRMMETCMDMQLELQRSIRQEVSAALNRPAASQAVLCEDESGLAMDDTKWDHVRKGMCCICSNTNIDSLLYRCGHMCTCSKCANELVESKGKCPMCRAPVVEVIRAYSIL; encoded by the exons ATGGCTATTGCTGGTCTACACAATGTTTCTGTGCTTGATTCGTCTTTCCTTAGGGACTCTCAGACTCGAGCACCAAGTCAAATAAGTGATGAAGAGGGGAGGGTAAGCACCCGGGCATCCTCAATTTTACAAATGTGGAGAGAGCTTGAGGATGAGCATGTGGTGAGTCGAGCCCAGGAGAGGTTCAGGGATAGATTGTTCCAACAAAGGGGTGATGGATTTATTGCAGATCTTTCGAGGACAGATAGTTCCGAAAGCCATGGAAGCGATCGTATTGGTGACTCAGAGGTTGCCAGTTTGGGTGAGAATGATCATGAGGTTTTGAGTAACTATAACAGTGAGCATTCTTCTGATTTTGGAGAGGTTGAAAGGGTTAGGGTGAGACAAGTTTTCCGAGGATGGATGAATAGTGGTGCTGGGGAATGTGTATCAAATGTTTCTCAGATCAGTAACAGTCCAAGGGCCCAGTGGCTTGGTGAAAATGAACAGGAAAGGGTGAGAGTTATAAGGGAGTGGGTACAAACGAACAGTCAGTTGAGAGGTACTCGTGCTGGCAGCAGAGAAAATCAACCTGCTGAATCTGGTACTCAGATAGAACAAGTCCGTGATGGGTTGGTTGTTAACCAGAATGAAGGCCGACATCATCAAGTTCGGAGGGGAATACGTAAATTGTGTGGTAGGCAGGCTCTTCTTGACATGGTAAAGAAGGCTGAGAGGGAGAGGAAAATGGAGCTTCAAGTATTGTTGGACCACAGAGCTGTAACAAATTTTCCTCACCGCAACCGCATTCAG tcATTACTAAGAGGTTGGTTCTTGCGTAATGGAAGTTTGGTTGAGAATGAGAGGCCCTCTTCTGTAGCTGAAAGTGAATTAGGCTTATTGAGGCAAAGACATACAGTCTCTGGTCTGAG GGAAGGGTTCTCTAGACTGGATAATTCTGTTTGTGCTCAAGCAAGCAGCAGTCTTTCTGATACATCTAATGAGGACACCAGTTCAACTCGAAATGGGGAACCTCAAGAAAATAACTTATTTGAAGTCAGAGGTGATATTTGCGAACAATCAGAACTTAATTATGAAGGGAGTGAAGATCAAGAACACGACGGCCATGGAATATTGGATGGTCAGAGTGAGTTGAGAGGCAATGCCGTTGAAGATATAGATTCACAAGAATCAAACGATCACATAATAGAAGAATGGCATGAACAAGTTCCAGACAATGTG GAAAATGCTACTAATGAATGGGCCAGTGATACATTGCATATTGGTGTTGAAGAACGTAGGAATATTCTGGAAGCCAGTTATTCAGCCAATGATGAATCTGAGTCGAGAAGGGAGTCAAATGACTACCCTCATCTATCTGGTCCTGCAGATGATTTAGAAGATAACACAGTTGCTCATATGATCGGGGAAGAATCTGCTTCTGAGGTAGAGCAGTGGCAGGATCAATCTCCAGCAAATGAGGAGGGAGATTGGGAGCAAGTTGATGGTGAATATGATGAATGGACAGACAACCCCGGTGAAAATATCGAAGAAAGTCAGCAACAAACAACCGAATTTGGATGGTCTCAGGGAAATGAAGACGTACAAAATAGTCATTTGGAAGAGGTTCCTGAAGAGTGGCACGAGGAAGGTGATTTCCAAGAAACCGCGCATAGTTGGCTAGAAGAGCCATCCGATAGTGAAACTGTTCCAGCCAGGCAGGTTGAGACATATTATTTCCCCGATGATGATAATGTTTATAGCATTGAACTCAGGGAACTACTAGGCAG GAGAAGAGTATCTAATCTTCTTCACAGTGGCTTTCGCGAGAGTCTTGATCAGTTAATACAATCATATGTGGAAAGGCAAAGCCATGCCGCTGTTGACTGGGAGCTGGATGGTTCATCACCATCTCCTGCATCCGTTGAACAAGATCTCGATCAAGCAAGGGCAAATCAGAGTGAGGCTCAGGAGGATGCTACTGTTGTGAGACCGCCTCCTCCTGTGGCTCCATCCACTCGTCCaattcctcctcctcctcccccAATGTGGGACCAGAGGCCACACCGTGATACCTTTACGCAGCATGAAATGCATCAACGATTTGGAATT GAGTGGGAAATCATCAATGACATGAGGATCGACATGGCCAGGCTACAACAAAGGATGAATAATTTACAGAGAATGATGGAAACTTGCATGGACATGCAACTCGAGTTGCAACGTTCAATTAGACAAGAAGTCTCTGCTGCCCTGAATAGGCCAGCTGCTTCACAAG CAGTGTTGTGTGAGGATGAGAGTGGTTTGGCCATGGATGACACCAAATGGGATCATGTTAGAAAAGGAATGTGCTGTATATGTTCTAATACCAATATTGACTCTTTATTGTACAG ATGTGGGCACATGTGTACATGTTCGAAATGTGCTAACGAGCTGGTTGAGAGTAAAGGCAAGTGTCCAATGTGCCGAGCACCGGTAGTTGAGGTGATTCGTGCTTATTCCATactataa
- the LOC115701172 gene encoding uncharacterized protein LOC115701172 isoform X8, whose protein sequence is MAIAGLHNVSVLDSSFLRDSQTRAPSQISDEEGRVSTRASSILQMWRELEDEHVVSRAQERFRDRLFQQRGDGFIADLSRTDSSESHGSDRIGDSEVASLGENDHEVLSNYNSEHSSDFGEVERVRVRQVFRGWMNSGAGECVSNVSQISNSPRAQWLGENEQERVRVIREWVQTNSQLRGTRAGSRENQPAESGTQIEQVRDGLVVNQNEGRHHQVRRGIRKLCGRQALLDMVKKAERERKMELQVLLDHRAVTNFPHRNRIQSLLRGWFLRNGSLVENERPSSVAESELGLLRQRHTVSGLREGFSRLDNSVCAQASSSLSDTSNEDTSSTRNGEPQENNLFEVRGDICEQSELNYEGSEDQEHDGHGILDGQSELRGNAVEDIDSQESNDHIIEEWHEQVPDNVVREWRWSTNAEFIDRRDDTELNTDVDSQENATNEWASDTLHIGVEERRNILEASYSANDESESRRESNDYPHLSGPADDLEDNTVAHMIGEESASEVEQWQDQSPANEEGDWEQVDGEYDEWTDNPGENIEESQQQTTEFGWSQGNEDVQNSHLEEVPEEWHEEGDFQETAHSWLEEPSDSETVPARQVETYYFPDDDNVYSIELRELLGRRRVSNLLHSGFRESLDQLIQSYVERQSHAAVDWELDGSSPSPASVEQDLDQARANQSEAQEDATVVRPPPPVAPSTRPIPPPPPPMWDQRPHRDTFTQHEMHQRFGIVCEWEIINDMRIDMARLQQRMNNLQRMMETCMDMQLELQRSIRQEVSAALNRPAASQAVLCEDESGLAMDDTKWDHVRKGMCCICSNTNIDSLLYRCGHMCTCSKCANELVESKGKCPMCRAPVVEVIRAYSIL, encoded by the exons ATGGCTATTGCTGGTCTACACAATGTTTCTGTGCTTGATTCGTCTTTCCTTAGGGACTCTCAGACTCGAGCACCAAGTCAAATAAGTGATGAAGAGGGGAGGGTAAGCACCCGGGCATCCTCAATTTTACAAATGTGGAGAGAGCTTGAGGATGAGCATGTGGTGAGTCGAGCCCAGGAGAGGTTCAGGGATAGATTGTTCCAACAAAGGGGTGATGGATTTATTGCAGATCTTTCGAGGACAGATAGTTCCGAAAGCCATGGAAGCGATCGTATTGGTGACTCAGAGGTTGCCAGTTTGGGTGAGAATGATCATGAGGTTTTGAGTAACTATAACAGTGAGCATTCTTCTGATTTTGGAGAGGTTGAAAGGGTTAGGGTGAGACAAGTTTTCCGAGGATGGATGAATAGTGGTGCTGGGGAATGTGTATCAAATGTTTCTCAGATCAGTAACAGTCCAAGGGCCCAGTGGCTTGGTGAAAATGAACAGGAAAGGGTGAGAGTTATAAGGGAGTGGGTACAAACGAACAGTCAGTTGAGAGGTACTCGTGCTGGCAGCAGAGAAAATCAACCTGCTGAATCTGGTACTCAGATAGAACAAGTCCGTGATGGGTTGGTTGTTAACCAGAATGAAGGCCGACATCATCAAGTTCGGAGGGGAATACGTAAATTGTGTGGTAGGCAGGCTCTTCTTGACATGGTAAAGAAGGCTGAGAGGGAGAGGAAAATGGAGCTTCAAGTATTGTTGGACCACAGAGCTGTAACAAATTTTCCTCACCGCAACCGCATTCAG tcATTACTAAGAGGTTGGTTCTTGCGTAATGGAAGTTTGGTTGAGAATGAGAGGCCCTCTTCTGTAGCTGAAAGTGAATTAGGCTTATTGAGGCAAAGACATACAGTCTCTGGTCTGAG GGAAGGGTTCTCTAGACTGGATAATTCTGTTTGTGCTCAAGCAAGCAGCAGTCTTTCTGATACATCTAATGAGGACACCAGTTCAACTCGAAATGGGGAACCTCAAGAAAATAACTTATTTGAAGTCAGAGGTGATATTTGCGAACAATCAGAACTTAATTATGAAGGGAGTGAAGATCAAGAACACGACGGCCATGGAATATTGGATGGTCAGAGTGAGTTGAGAGGCAATGCCGTTGAAGATATAGATTCACAAGAATCAAACGATCACATAATAGAAGAATGGCATGAACAAGTTCCAGACAATGTGGTAAGAGAATGGCGATGGTCAACCAATGCTGAATTTATTGACAGGAGAGATGACACTGAACTAAACACAGATGTTGACTCACAGGAAAATGCTACTAATGAATGGGCCAGTGATACATTGCATATTGGTGTTGAAGAACGTAGGAATATTCTGGAAGCCAGTTATTCAGCCAATGATGAATCTGAGTCGAGAAGGGAGTCAAATGACTACCCTCATCTATCTGGTCCTGCAGATGATTTAGAAGATAACACAGTTGCTCATATGATCGGGGAAGAATCTGCTTCTGAGGTAGAGCAGTGGCAGGATCAATCTCCAGCAAATGAGGAGGGAGATTGGGAGCAAGTTGATGGTGAATATGATGAATGGACAGACAACCCCGGTGAAAATATCGAAGAAAGTCAGCAACAAACAACCGAATTTGGATGGTCTCAGGGAAATGAAGACGTACAAAATAGTCATTTGGAAGAGGTTCCTGAAGAGTGGCACGAGGAAGGTGATTTCCAAGAAACCGCGCATAGTTGGCTAGAAGAGCCATCCGATAGTGAAACTGTTCCAGCCAGGCAGGTTGAGACATATTATTTCCCCGATGATGATAATGTTTATAGCATTGAACTCAGGGAACTACTAGGCAG GAGAAGAGTATCTAATCTTCTTCACAGTGGCTTTCGCGAGAGTCTTGATCAGTTAATACAATCATATGTGGAAAGGCAAAGCCATGCCGCTGTTGACTGGGAGCTGGATGGTTCATCACCATCTCCTGCATCCGTTGAACAAGATCTCGATCAAGCAAGGGCAAATCAGAGTGAGGCTCAGGAGGATGCTACTGTTGTGAGACCGCCTCCTCCTGTGGCTCCATCCACTCGTCCaattcctcctcctcctcccccAATGTGGGACCAGAGGCCACACCGTGATACCTTTACGCAGCATGAAATGCATCAACGATTTGGAATTGTATGT GAGTGGGAAATCATCAATGACATGAGGATCGACATGGCCAGGCTACAACAAAGGATGAATAATTTACAGAGAATGATGGAAACTTGCATGGACATGCAACTCGAGTTGCAACGTTCAATTAGACAAGAAGTCTCTGCTGCCCTGAATAGGCCAGCTGCTTCACAAG CAGTGTTGTGTGAGGATGAGAGTGGTTTGGCCATGGATGACACCAAATGGGATCATGTTAGAAAAGGAATGTGCTGTATATGTTCTAATACCAATATTGACTCTTTATTGTACAG ATGTGGGCACATGTGTACATGTTCGAAATGTGCTAACGAGCTGGTTGAGAGTAAAGGCAAGTGTCCAATGTGCCGAGCACCGGTAGTTGAGGTGATTCGTGCTTATTCCATactataa
- the LOC115701172 gene encoding uncharacterized protein LOC115701172 isoform X15: protein MWRELEDEHVVSRAQERFRDRLFQQRGDGFIADLSRTDSSESHGSDRIGDSEVASLGENDHEVLSNYNSEHSSDFGEVERVRVRQVFRGWMNSGAGECVSNVSQISNSPRAQWLGENEQERVRVIREWVQTNSQLRGTRAGSRENQPAESGTQIEQVRDGLVVNQNEGRHHQVRRGIRKLCGRQALLDMVKKAERERKMELQVLLDHRAVTNFPHRNRIQSLLRGWFLRNGSLVENERPSSVAESELGLLRQRHTVSGLREGFSRLDNSVCAQASSSLSDTSNEDTSSTRNGEPQENNLFEVRGDICEQSELNYEGSEDQEHDGHGILDGQSELRGNAVEDIDSQESNDHIIEEWHEQVPDNVVREWRWSTNAEFIDRRDDTELNTDVDSQENATNEWASDTLHIGVEERRNILEASYSANDESESRRESNDYPHLSGPADDLEDNTVAHMIGEESASEVEQWQDQSPANEEGDWEQVDGEYDEWTDNPGENIEESQQQTTEFGWSQGNEDVQNSHLEEVPEEWHEEGDFQETAHSWLEEPSDSETVPARQVETYYFPDDDNVYSIELRELLGRRRVSNLLHSGFRESLDQLIQSYVERQSHAAVDWELDGSSPSPASVEQDLDQARANQSEAQEDATVVRPPPPVAPSTRPIPPPPPPMWDQRPHRDTFTQHEMHQRFGIVCEWEIINDMRIDMARLQQRMNNLQRMMETCMDMQLELQRSIRQEVSAALNRPAASQAVLCEDESGLAMDDTKWDHVRKGMCCICSNTNIDSLLYRCGHMCTCSKCANELVESKGKCPMCRAPVVEVIRAYSIL, encoded by the exons ATGTGGAGAGAGCTTGAGGATGAGCATGTGGTGAGTCGAGCCCAGGAGAGGTTCAGGGATAGATTGTTCCAACAAAGGGGTGATGGATTTATTGCAGATCTTTCGAGGACAGATAGTTCCGAAAGCCATGGAAGCGATCGTATTGGTGACTCAGAGGTTGCCAGTTTGGGTGAGAATGATCATGAGGTTTTGAGTAACTATAACAGTGAGCATTCTTCTGATTTTGGAGAGGTTGAAAGGGTTAGGGTGAGACAAGTTTTCCGAGGATGGATGAATAGTGGTGCTGGGGAATGTGTATCAAATGTTTCTCAGATCAGTAACAGTCCAAGGGCCCAGTGGCTTGGTGAAAATGAACAGGAAAGGGTGAGAGTTATAAGGGAGTGGGTACAAACGAACAGTCAGTTGAGAGGTACTCGTGCTGGCAGCAGAGAAAATCAACCTGCTGAATCTGGTACTCAGATAGAACAAGTCCGTGATGGGTTGGTTGTTAACCAGAATGAAGGCCGACATCATCAAGTTCGGAGGGGAATACGTAAATTGTGTGGTAGGCAGGCTCTTCTTGACATGGTAAAGAAGGCTGAGAGGGAGAGGAAAATGGAGCTTCAAGTATTGTTGGACCACAGAGCTGTAACAAATTTTCCTCACCGCAACCGCATTCAG tcATTACTAAGAGGTTGGTTCTTGCGTAATGGAAGTTTGGTTGAGAATGAGAGGCCCTCTTCTGTAGCTGAAAGTGAATTAGGCTTATTGAGGCAAAGACATACAGTCTCTGGTCTGAG GGAAGGGTTCTCTAGACTGGATAATTCTGTTTGTGCTCAAGCAAGCAGCAGTCTTTCTGATACATCTAATGAGGACACCAGTTCAACTCGAAATGGGGAACCTCAAGAAAATAACTTATTTGAAGTCAGAGGTGATATTTGCGAACAATCAGAACTTAATTATGAAGGGAGTGAAGATCAAGAACACGACGGCCATGGAATATTGGATGGTCAGAGTGAGTTGAGAGGCAATGCCGTTGAAGATATAGATTCACAAGAATCAAACGATCACATAATAGAAGAATGGCATGAACAAGTTCCAGACAATGTGGTAAGAGAATGGCGATGGTCAACCAATGCTGAATTTATTGACAGGAGAGATGACACTGAACTAAACACAGATGTTGACTCACAGGAAAATGCTACTAATGAATGGGCCAGTGATACATTGCATATTGGTGTTGAAGAACGTAGGAATATTCTGGAAGCCAGTTATTCAGCCAATGATGAATCTGAGTCGAGAAGGGAGTCAAATGACTACCCTCATCTATCTGGTCCTGCAGATGATTTAGAAGATAACACAGTTGCTCATATGATCGGGGAAGAATCTGCTTCTGAGGTAGAGCAGTGGCAGGATCAATCTCCAGCAAATGAGGAGGGAGATTGGGAGCAAGTTGATGGTGAATATGATGAATGGACAGACAACCCCGGTGAAAATATCGAAGAAAGTCAGCAACAAACAACCGAATTTGGATGGTCTCAGGGAAATGAAGACGTACAAAATAGTCATTTGGAAGAGGTTCCTGAAGAGTGGCACGAGGAAGGTGATTTCCAAGAAACCGCGCATAGTTGGCTAGAAGAGCCATCCGATAGTGAAACTGTTCCAGCCAGGCAGGTTGAGACATATTATTTCCCCGATGATGATAATGTTTATAGCATTGAACTCAGGGAACTACTAGGCAG GAGAAGAGTATCTAATCTTCTTCACAGTGGCTTTCGCGAGAGTCTTGATCAGTTAATACAATCATATGTGGAAAGGCAAAGCCATGCCGCTGTTGACTGGGAGCTGGATGGTTCATCACCATCTCCTGCATCCGTTGAACAAGATCTCGATCAAGCAAGGGCAAATCAGAGTGAGGCTCAGGAGGATGCTACTGTTGTGAGACCGCCTCCTCCTGTGGCTCCATCCACTCGTCCaattcctcctcctcctcccccAATGTGGGACCAGAGGCCACACCGTGATACCTTTACGCAGCATGAAATGCATCAACGATTTGGAATTGTATGT GAGTGGGAAATCATCAATGACATGAGGATCGACATGGCCAGGCTACAACAAAGGATGAATAATTTACAGAGAATGATGGAAACTTGCATGGACATGCAACTCGAGTTGCAACGTTCAATTAGACAAGAAGTCTCTGCTGCCCTGAATAGGCCAGCTGCTTCACAAG CAGTGTTGTGTGAGGATGAGAGTGGTTTGGCCATGGATGACACCAAATGGGATCATGTTAGAAAAGGAATGTGCTGTATATGTTCTAATACCAATATTGACTCTTTATTGTACAG ATGTGGGCACATGTGTACATGTTCGAAATGTGCTAACGAGCTGGTTGAGAGTAAAGGCAAGTGTCCAATGTGCCGAGCACCGGTAGTTGAGGTGATTCGTGCTTATTCCATactataa
- the LOC115701172 gene encoding uncharacterized protein LOC115701172 isoform X12, protein MAIAGLHNVSVLDSSFLRDSQTRAPSQISDEEGRVSTRASSILQMWRELEDEHVVSRAQERFRDRLFQQRGDGFIADLSRTDSSESHGSDRIGDSEVASLGENDHEVLSNYNSEHSSDFGEVERVRVRQVFRGWMNSGAGECVSNVSQISNSPRAQWLGENEQERVRVIREWVQTNSQLRGTRAGSRENQPAESGTQIEQVRDGLVVNQNEGRHHQVRRGIRKLCGRQALLDMVKKAERERKMELQVLLDHRAVTNFPHRNRIQSLLRGWFLRNGSLVENERPSSVAESELGLLRQRHTVSGLREGFSRLDNSVCAQASSSLSDTSNEDTSSTRNGEPQENNLFEVRGDICEQSELNYEGSEDQEHDGHGILDGQSELRGNAVEDIDSQESNDHIIEEWHEQVPDNVENATNEWASDTLHIGVEERRNILEASYSANDESESRRESNDYPHLSGPADDLEDNTVAHMIGEESASEVEQWQDQSPANEEGDWEQVDGEYDEWTDNPGENIEESQQQTTEFGWSQGNEDVQNSHLEEVPEEWHEEGDFQETAHSWLEEPSDSETVPARQVETYYFPDDDNVYSIELRELLGRRRVSNLLHSGFRESLDQLIQSYVERQSHAAVDWELDGSSPSPASVEQDLDQARANQSEAQEDATVVRPPPPVAPSTRPIPPPPPPMWDQRPHRDTFTQHEMHQRFGIVCEWEIINDMRIDMARLQQRMNNLQRMMETCMDMQLELQRSIRQEVSAALNRPAASQAVLCEDESGLAMDDTKWDHVRKGMCCICSNTNIDSLLYRCGHMCTCSKCANELVESKGKCPMCRAPVVEVIRAYSIL, encoded by the exons ATGGCTATTGCTGGTCTACACAATGTTTCTGTGCTTGATTCGTCTTTCCTTAGGGACTCTCAGACTCGAGCACCAAGTCAAATAAGTGATGAAGAGGGGAGGGTAAGCACCCGGGCATCCTCAATTTTACAAATGTGGAGAGAGCTTGAGGATGAGCATGTGGTGAGTCGAGCCCAGGAGAGGTTCAGGGATAGATTGTTCCAACAAAGGGGTGATGGATTTATTGCAGATCTTTCGAGGACAGATAGTTCCGAAAGCCATGGAAGCGATCGTATTGGTGACTCAGAGGTTGCCAGTTTGGGTGAGAATGATCATGAGGTTTTGAGTAACTATAACAGTGAGCATTCTTCTGATTTTGGAGAGGTTGAAAGGGTTAGGGTGAGACAAGTTTTCCGAGGATGGATGAATAGTGGTGCTGGGGAATGTGTATCAAATGTTTCTCAGATCAGTAACAGTCCAAGGGCCCAGTGGCTTGGTGAAAATGAACAGGAAAGGGTGAGAGTTATAAGGGAGTGGGTACAAACGAACAGTCAGTTGAGAGGTACTCGTGCTGGCAGCAGAGAAAATCAACCTGCTGAATCTGGTACTCAGATAGAACAAGTCCGTGATGGGTTGGTTGTTAACCAGAATGAAGGCCGACATCATCAAGTTCGGAGGGGAATACGTAAATTGTGTGGTAGGCAGGCTCTTCTTGACATGGTAAAGAAGGCTGAGAGGGAGAGGAAAATGGAGCTTCAAGTATTGTTGGACCACAGAGCTGTAACAAATTTTCCTCACCGCAACCGCATTCAG tcATTACTAAGAGGTTGGTTCTTGCGTAATGGAAGTTTGGTTGAGAATGAGAGGCCCTCTTCTGTAGCTGAAAGTGAATTAGGCTTATTGAGGCAAAGACATACAGTCTCTGGTCTGAG GGAAGGGTTCTCTAGACTGGATAATTCTGTTTGTGCTCAAGCAAGCAGCAGTCTTTCTGATACATCTAATGAGGACACCAGTTCAACTCGAAATGGGGAACCTCAAGAAAATAACTTATTTGAAGTCAGAGGTGATATTTGCGAACAATCAGAACTTAATTATGAAGGGAGTGAAGATCAAGAACACGACGGCCATGGAATATTGGATGGTCAGAGTGAGTTGAGAGGCAATGCCGTTGAAGATATAGATTCACAAGAATCAAACGATCACATAATAGAAGAATGGCATGAACAAGTTCCAGACAATGTG GAAAATGCTACTAATGAATGGGCCAGTGATACATTGCATATTGGTGTTGAAGAACGTAGGAATATTCTGGAAGCCAGTTATTCAGCCAATGATGAATCTGAGTCGAGAAGGGAGTCAAATGACTACCCTCATCTATCTGGTCCTGCAGATGATTTAGAAGATAACACAGTTGCTCATATGATCGGGGAAGAATCTGCTTCTGAGGTAGAGCAGTGGCAGGATCAATCTCCAGCAAATGAGGAGGGAGATTGGGAGCAAGTTGATGGTGAATATGATGAATGGACAGACAACCCCGGTGAAAATATCGAAGAAAGTCAGCAACAAACAACCGAATTTGGATGGTCTCAGGGAAATGAAGACGTACAAAATAGTCATTTGGAAGAGGTTCCTGAAGAGTGGCACGAGGAAGGTGATTTCCAAGAAACCGCGCATAGTTGGCTAGAAGAGCCATCCGATAGTGAAACTGTTCCAGCCAGGCAGGTTGAGACATATTATTTCCCCGATGATGATAATGTTTATAGCATTGAACTCAGGGAACTACTAGGCAG GAGAAGAGTATCTAATCTTCTTCACAGTGGCTTTCGCGAGAGTCTTGATCAGTTAATACAATCATATGTGGAAAGGCAAAGCCATGCCGCTGTTGACTGGGAGCTGGATGGTTCATCACCATCTCCTGCATCCGTTGAACAAGATCTCGATCAAGCAAGGGCAAATCAGAGTGAGGCTCAGGAGGATGCTACTGTTGTGAGACCGCCTCCTCCTGTGGCTCCATCCACTCGTCCaattcctcctcctcctcccccAATGTGGGACCAGAGGCCACACCGTGATACCTTTACGCAGCATGAAATGCATCAACGATTTGGAATTGTATGT GAGTGGGAAATCATCAATGACATGAGGATCGACATGGCCAGGCTACAACAAAGGATGAATAATTTACAGAGAATGATGGAAACTTGCATGGACATGCAACTCGAGTTGCAACGTTCAATTAGACAAGAAGTCTCTGCTGCCCTGAATAGGCCAGCTGCTTCACAAG CAGTGTTGTGTGAGGATGAGAGTGGTTTGGCCATGGATGACACCAAATGGGATCATGTTAGAAAAGGAATGTGCTGTATATGTTCTAATACCAATATTGACTCTTTATTGTACAG ATGTGGGCACATGTGTACATGTTCGAAATGTGCTAACGAGCTGGTTGAGAGTAAAGGCAAGTGTCCAATGTGCCGAGCACCGGTAGTTGAGGTGATTCGTGCTTATTCCATactataa